A segment of the Lycium barbarum isolate Lr01 chromosome 7, ASM1917538v2, whole genome shotgun sequence genome:
cgaagatgggtaAATTTCGCAACGGGTGAAGTTTCATTCgtatagccaagaaaaaggtaaaaaaaggctcaaaaagggacactagtgatattttcagcttttggagaggcttatttaggcacagtgacttatttacataaagaaagcctaagatcatttcacaaccaaactaactttcgtatttcaaacaagaccaaccaggcaagttctagattatacatgcgtaaacagaataaaactaacaactcacacacacatcggcataaggataatcatttttacacttgcgacctcctaagtagtcattcatcacacactATACCCCAATAATcgcaatgtcatataaagaatcaatcatgtcaaacaataactgttctaagtatgcatttttcagaGCGGTCCAAACTTTCAACAAACCACAACACAAGCCATCAGTTACCAAGTAACACCAAAAAAGTCAAAAATtttctactcaacctaagcagcatcctaaacatgccagtttcaacaaaataaaacccccctcaggaaaagaactctggcaaagaaaagccgagggggttcctaaacacatatttacactactcTACTATCAATTAGTCCCAccctgatgagtcgtgaaattacgcgatattcgatatTAATtacttaagtttttgtgactctttaagcacttttgttgttaatttttttgtttttatgttgttttgtaggaaaagatgcccggagagcataaaagagcaaaatggatcaaaatggaccaaaatggaacaaaatagagcaaaacaagccaagataGCTGAAGTGAACCAGAgcaccacctgcgaatcgcaggtactgcatgcgagtcgcaggtggtgcagcatctgttgacagagaatggccaaataaaataagacaatgatgcaacacatgcgacaccacatgcgactcgcatgtgcaaCCCGCGAGTCGCATCTTGTGTCACAGATGCTGCACCTCGGCTGATTTATGAGATATTAGTGCTCTAtccagttttatgtgatttagaagtgatcggaagaaaccaagtgaaaagcaagtcaaaaagaggccaaactggacatttttgcaaaactgtcaaaactggacagttttgcaaaaacgggatatatttgcaaaactgaaactttggggtttattttgtcattgtttggacttggaaaaatctgggcataaaAGAGAAGCTTAGGGCAACATATCTttttcatcttttgccattttgcaagcttgaaggctagggttcatctacaccacactttggggttgaagatttgaagatttggttgagcatttcttaaacctttaattcatttcttcaatctcttgctttgtattgtatatctaagtgtgtagtgtttattttcttcacttgaatcttgtttatggaaatattcacCCGAACTCTCATCTCATGAGTTTGgtccccgtccggaaatcctttACAGAAAAgccaaaaggatcaaattcaacagaaaccatattatcgatagtaaattcatgaacggaaataaggtttttgatgagtttaggtgCATGTAAAACATTTTTTAGGTTTAGGGAGGGATTTACTCGAAGGGAAgtatgaccataaccacgaatcggaatcatgttaccattaccaacaacaatgctagtatttttgctcaattgatagtaagatgagagagtaccttgggagttggtcatgtgagatgtggctccggtgtccatgtaccaattgttGTCTTCGGGCGGATTTAAAGACATTATATGCATAGCTTGATCAATATCCGTGGGCACATACCCACCATGTGAAGACGGGACTGCTGAGTAGAATGACTGAGGAGGACGAGCACCGAGAATACCTTGTTGGGACTGGGCTGGCCATGACTGATGCTGCCACCCGCGAGGCTGCTTCCAGCCAGTGGTGGGGTAGAGGCACGGTGGGGTGGCCTACGGCTGAGGCCACCAAGCATCCCAAGGGGAGTAAAACCATGACTGGGCAGCAGCCCCTTGGTTCGGTGATGCTGCGGGGCAAATTTCCCTAGGCAGTGTGTCGGCTGCCCCCGCTGCTGCTCTGCCCGTTTCCTGCGCCATCGCGATGGCTGTTGCGGTTTTCGCCGCAGCGACCGCGGTTGTTCTTCTTTCCGCGATTGTGAGAATTTCCTCGATTATTAGAACCATTCTCAGAATTGTTGGAGTGCCCATTACTAGAAAAATTATGAGGATTAACATTGTGGGAAACGAGAGCAGCATTCGACCCGGAGTCGTGGATGGTGTCCTCTCCATCGCTGTCTTCCTCAAGTTCAAGCATCGACCGAACAATGTCAAAATATGGGAGAGAAGTACGGTGTTGTACCGTCGTTTGAAAGGTTTTATATTCCTCCGATAATCCACGCAGAAGAAGAAGCACAAGTTGTTCGTCGGAAACTTTGTGGCTGACGTTTGCGAGATTATCTGCAAGAGCCTTTAGCCTGGTGCAGTATGCTTTCACATTCGAaaaatccaccaatttggtgTTGGTGAATTTTGTATCAAGAGCAAGAGCCCTAGCCGATTTGTTGTCCTGAAAGAGATGAACAAGACGATTCCATGCCTCGGCTGCAGTGTCCTCTTGATGAATGATCGTGTTGAGAAGATCATTCGATATGGTACCATATATCCATTGACGAACAATGTCATCTAGCCTTCCCATAGAGCCTTCGTAGCAAGTTTCTCGGCTGCCGTTGCCAGTGGTGGCACGGTGGGGGAGGCAGGAGGTAGTATGTGGTGATCACCAAGTTTGCTCGGCAATGGGGCTTGAAGAGGGTAGCCCAGTTGTTGTATTGGCTTCCTTCATAGTCAAGAACAATAGGAATACATGATTTGATATTGGtgactgatgtggcgtgattttacgccacaatagacgcttttcggctataagttttacttgttttcaagaaattctatgttattttacgtggtttttagtatgtttcaggtaatacggggtccctagagcctaagtgtggaaaacaagcaaaaaagagcaaaaaaagctgcaaaactggaaacaactggaggttctggaaaatttcgtggaaaattactctgcgcgttcgcgcaggtaacccacgcgttcgcgcccacgcgcgttattaagtctacgcgttcgcgctgaagaaACGGACGTGATTTCACGCGTTCGCACAGTATACTGGCCCGTTCGCGTAGAAGGATTTTTAGCTCagttcgaccagaacttgggCTTTGACGATTTCtgccattccagttcatataaaaagccaactagggttttctaaatgacatctttggcagttttcacaagtttggaggctagggtttcatcaccaacaccttggaagagatgatttggaggcacccaatgagaaattctttacccatttcttcatctcttgctatttattgaatagttatgtgtgtaatatttcatttcaatacttgaatctcgtttatgaaaatattcttgattaaagtttggattgaatctcttgttttgtttatgtgttgaatgattttattcctaatgaagtgagttattgtttctttaattaatctcattttgaatgattcttaagggagtagctaaccctaagacttgcccatttatttcggtttaaacttggaagaggcaaactcgggattgggaaagattaattaacaagaatttggggcgttaaccctcatctaatggaaatcgacctagggataggcgacaccacttgtagccatattcgggtgctcttaatgctcctaattgctttagggatattcaattaggtagtctagttagtcttcggaagaagctaatgtagagtcattatccgaggctaagtaatataaactcaccattatttgtaaatcatgaagtacattggatcgttacttgagcgtagtttcccttgtatccatgcttgtggccattgatcattttacttgctttctaggttagtttatattgttgcattagttataattttctctcaaacaaaaccaaaaatattatccatcgtttgactttagctattattggtgaaaattcctacttttcctaatcgcctacatattattctctgtgggattcgaccccgactcatagttgggtaaattatatttgcatacgaccgtgcccattctaattaatagggtggatctGGACGTTATCAGTGACTGTAGTCACAGGGTGCAACTTGGAGGTGTCAGCCATGGAGAAAGGGAGGAGGAAGAGCCGAAGAGAAGGAAGACAAGAAAATtggcggcggctagggtttaggtgATCGACGGCTAGGGTTTAAGTTGCTAGGGTTTTAGGAgagacctagtctgataccatgtaaaagAATATTTTCCCTGTCTGTTTTCATTCATTCCATAGGTTAATATACATCATGTACAtcataattgtaggctacaaattaggaactaatttgactaatggattctaacatatgctatcctaaaatagaagattacaaaatatataggACTAAATATGTACAGACTCTAACAATTTGAATACTATAATGGTTTGTGACCCTTCacctttttaattaaaaaaaatgtgcttGAACAAGAAAATGGATGGGACTCAGGTGACTCTGGATGGCCTTGAATCAGTTCGGACATAGCAACAAAGTGGAAATTTTGGGTTCCCCAGTATCCACTTTGGGTCCGACTAATCTAGATTCGCGTCGGAAAGGCCCCTTTGAGGAGTAAAGTTCTCCCTATCAAAGGCGATTCTATACCCAGAGCTCGAACCCGATACCTTTGATTAAGGATGGAGAAGTACTTACAACTCCACGAACCACCTTTACTCGCCACTCTTCCATTTTatctattttaaaattaaaaaaaaatcatgttttgaTGCTTTCTTAGGGATTTACTATCCAAAGTGATCCCATTTCCAAAGTTCGAATTCGAGTGTTGGGATCGAAACACAAAGGTGTTATGCGAAGCTAACAATTACAACTTGAACGGCCATAAAttagaaacaaagaaaaatatattaaaatatgcATAAAAATATAGTTTGGCCAATTGGACACTACAAAATACATAATTTTTCATACTAAGTCGGTAAGTCCCTTTGGTAATGAATTATCCGTTTGATTTCTCAATATATATTTCGTTGGGAAATAAGCAAAAAGCCAacaaagaaaatgacaaaaagacATCAAACGTGGCCTCAAGTTTAAGGATATCCTAAACGGTCCTAAATGTATAACCTAAATCTTGTTGCCAAATTTCAGAATCACATGTCTGGAAGTACTTAATTTTATGATTTTCGTACATCCAACAATGGTTTATCACACACACGTTTTCCCCATTAAAGAACAAAAATATTTACTCTTGTTATTTTATACCAATAAGAGGCCGTCTGGTCTGGATTTTAGGAGATATAATGTCACATATAATTGGTACAATCAAATTACTCCATAATAACGTCGTTTGTTagaatattttttaattattatataGAAATATTGTTataaaaagaatataaaataacgTATCAAGAAAATTGGTTTCAAAGAGAACTTgattgttatagtgaaatgttataTAAAAGACGAATGTTATAGAACTGTTAAGTTTTATTTATTTGGGTGGGATTTAAGGAGATTTATAATCTCCCTATAGGAATCAACATTAGTTGATATAACTTTGGTTACTACAATTTCATGTTCCCCATAAATGATGTATGCGTAAGTTATATGGGAATTCATATATTATATGCAGGAGGATGACgaatagcaatatgggtatttttataattttttgtaTATAGCGAGTATATAAAagttaaaaatttcaaataaaataagatgaaaatttgagaaataatCTTTAGTTCCAAATAAAGTGTTGCTTCCTCGTTTGGGACAACCATGAAACTTAAGTATACAGGGATAAAAACAAAGGCTTTATTGTTCAAGACACAGGGTTCTAGAGCAATCTTATTATTGAGGCTTTTTTtttcctccgtctcaaattatctgtcatgGTTCGAGTAGGAATATTTTGGTTTTTCTCGTTTCTTTTCTTCGATAAGAATAAGGATTTGAAATGATACAAATTCCTCTTCATTTTGTTGTGCTCAGCGAAAGAACTGCCTAAGCATACTTTTTTCGGATCCAAACTTctaattatttgtcgttttaaaagtttaaagcataatttttcttatttttgattTTATCCTTTGTCATTGATGGAGATAATatataaatagagtaaacatttaatggatagaaattataacttagacatagaTAAGGATAAAATAGTCAAATACAGCTCCTAATTACTCCCTCAGTTCACTTTTACTTTGTCCACTATGGACTTTACACActtcttaagaaataataaataaaatgcatattttaccatgatacccatattaattgatgtataattgcattggatttgaaaaataatttggaaTGAGTacttaatgttaagggtaaaacatgaaaattaaattatttttctcttgatatgcgaaagtagacaagtaaaagagaaaatttatttataaatagtggacaagtaaaagtgaattgatggagtaatattattttttaatagatGTGTAAAATAAAAAACTACACACATTTGAGACggagaagtatatttttttttcttgggatATAAAGTTATTGAAAGTGATCATGAGATGGATAATGAGATATGGACGAGTTTCTAGGTAATAGATTAATATATTCAATTTCTTTTGGGAGTTTCATTAGATTAGTGTACTCTTGATTTGGGCACTATGACATAGTTTCCCTCATAAGACAGAGAATGCGAACATGCTAGAACTTGAACTGAGCGGTACTTTGGGGATGGTGTCCAGTCAATCGGGGTAGGCTGACTATTACAGAATATCTGCAAGTCGAGTGGTGCTCCACAGAcaaaaagaaagaatatttattTTAATATTACTCTCAGGGTCATAATTAGTATtcacttaatttttttatttgattcTACATAAGTGTTCACTTACACAATAAAAAaaggaattaactttattttttcaaatttatctTTATTAAGTGCTATGTAATCAGATCTCAATGTGTTAAGTTAATAGTAATATGTAAATTTTAATtaaggatagtttagtcaaaatatctGTATTttagaagttagtattttcttaaggggtgtgctaaaagttaagtggacacttattttcaACCGGGGGAAGTATTTTGAAAAAGTActgtagacacgtgatttttgaccctcTCCGAATTTTTACACGATTTTTAgcattaaatatttcttttaggcttaatcttgaagttttgacttttattttattttagtagGTTTTGTTTGTGGAAATGTAAAAAGACAAAGAATATTCACCATTTTTATATTACAAATTTTGTGCTTCAAATGAAGGAAAATTACAAAAATAGGTTTTTCTATTCTAGATTTTTAGTCaattacttttgaattattttttggcTAGTTatttaatttttcatatttttgtttaaaaatagtcaataatagtatttatttttataGCTTTATTTTATCAAAAGAAAATCAAAAACTAAATCAATAGCGTGTTACCACATGTCAAAAATTCACCTCTATTCATATCCATGACATATTCCATTTGGGGATTAGAATATCTAAGAACTTTTTGGGAAAGTTACCAAAAATAGAAACACAATAAAAGAGAAGCTAGATCTAACTTTCTAGCTGTAAGATaaataaaaaatactagaagaagtttaatgcatatgggattaatagtaataggattaaaaggattaactagaaaaaaCCTTGGAACAAAAGTATTAATGGTAATTTATgatgatagatggtcagacatgaaaaagtcaataatatgaataatagaggtagatatgacaaataatggaggaatttttTATATTAGCTCAGACTTTTTTATATTAGCTCAGACTTCATAATGAACTTAGCAGAGTTCGGAAAACATATTAAAATAGGAATACAAACGAAAGGATATGAAGAAatgtgtgacggtaataatttattaatgtgtgtaggatttctaggaaaaatgaccaatAATAGTaatatacaaaatttaaaattaaggtagaagatgtagtagaagtaatgggaaatagaggaataaaattaataaaacccataaaaataAATCCTAAAGAATATGCAGGATTAGAATGAAACTTAGAAGACTTTAATAGGAAAACGATTCTCCAGCCAGAGtctcacctaatgtacactaactCTAGAGGAGAGACATCAATAAGATTTACCAATTATCATTACACACCACACAGAGACATAGAAGAAGAGAGTACTTTAGAAGAAAATGAAATTACTGAGTCAAATTTCATGAATATAGAACTAATACAAGAAGATTTTGAAGTAGATAGAGCCATGGAAAAAGCAAAAGAAATCCATAAGAAAGACAAAATAAAAATTTTAGATGTATAGGATGTAAATTAGGAAATCTAGTATTAGAAGAAGTAATAAGTCATTTTAAAATATGTGAATTTAGAAccgataattggggatatagagtagaaagTATGtcccaaaagaaatcagacgaatttgataaaatattaaAAGACATAGAAGACAGTGATGAAGAACTAGAATTAGACTcaataataagccaaaaagagttaatggaatctagtgcatctagttctagtccgtTCCAAAGAACAACTCCTGAACAATACACGGTAGACACCAGTGCAGGAAattacctagaagaagagtttttagaacagcaggagaaccCATAGAAAATGtaaaaccatcaggaaaaagaatgcctatagaagaacctattaCTCTccaaggaggtaataaaggtaaaatattaaacaTAGCGGCTCATGATCCACAGAGATGGAATTCAATAATAgacctttggaaaggaatagtagtagcagactacaTAAAAACTTATAAGGACACAGAtccagaaacaatgtataaatatttagagacatttttaggagaatcaacAAAGGCTTTATGGGAAGCATacaaagaaaattttccaatggaatttcaacacttagtatcaatgggagcaaacccatataaCTTTACTaaaaaaatacatactttaattacaagagaagacccaaatagtggattagtagtattacaaagaaatgcagtaataaaattagaacaattaagtataagtagttggtttcatattaaaaaaaaattgaatgatTATTTTTACTATTGTACTATTAGCGGAAATGCTTTTGATCAAGAgttgggtaaaaaattatttagtaaattaccaggagccttaggaagagaaatagaagacagatggaataagagagatggAGTGGCACAAAACCCTACTCTAAAATGGTCAATAAGACATAGAATACAACGTATAATGGATATACTGCAAGAAAAATGtacacatatacaaatacaaaaacaattaaaacaaaatgaaatgaatttttaTAAAAGTGTGGTTTACACTACTCAGAgatatgataaagacaattatagaaagaaaaatcatagaaagtatagaactcaatataatagaaatcaTCCTCAATTTAataaaaagaaatattatcttagaaagtcAGCAGccagaaaaccttatttagacagaaatagacaTGTATATTGAACCGAAAGAAACTATAAAAATAGACTGAAAtgttttacttgtggaagtgtagaacacttagcaaatacatgtccaaaaagaataaataataagacaagaaattcacaGCTGATTGAAGACTTTCAAGAAACTttaataaatgtagatgaatgcATGTAAGACACAAAAAGTATATATGCCATAGTAAGTGTAGATACTgaggaaaaaatcaaaacagattCATTAGattcagaagcagaagaattaattaatgaaataggattagaaaaattAGATTTAGAATCAATTCAAGTAGATAACCTAGCAAATATATCTAAAGACTGAATCATGAGTTCGAAAGAAGTAAAGGATTATATAGTAATGCAtatttcttttgtaaatggtaccCTAGTAGGGAAAAAAAGAGCTAAAAGTAAAAATTGTTATATGGAAGGATGtataatgtgtatagaaaaagaatttgaaacaaaaataaataaagaggaaaAACATAAGAAGATAGAAGACCCTACTATCAACCTAAGAATAGTAACATttgaaacaagaataaatgaattagaaactagactaTATAAATTAGCAAAAGGAAATCAAAAAGATGAAGATAGCGAGAATGAAGAAATAAGTCTATctaatatacaaccaataatgagacCATTAAAAACAATACTAGAA
Coding sequences within it:
- the LOC132602744 gene encoding uncharacterized protein LOC132602744 — its product is MGRLDDIVRQWIYGTISNDLLNTIIHQEDTAAEAWNRLVHLFQDNKSARALALDTKFTNTKLVDFSNVKAYCTRLKALADNLANVSHKVSDEQLVLLLLRGLSEEYKTFQTTVQHRTSLPYFDIVRSMLELEEDSDGEDTIHDSGSNAALVSHNVNPHNFSSNGHSNNSENGSNNRGNSHNRGKKNNRGRCGENRNSHRDGAGNGQSSSGGSRHTA